The DNA segment GGCTCTTCCAGCGATGACACCGTCTCATCGTCGTTCTATGGCGCCAGACGCAGCGTGCGTTACACAAGCAAGCGAACTGCGGGCACGTTCCGGGATTACATGCGCTCCCGCGCAATGCATATTGATGATGCGGCCTTGGAGCAGCAGTCTGAGGAGAATACGAGCAGTATAAGTCGCGAGGATTCACAGACCAGCTACGAGCAGCTGCACAACTATGCCAGAGCCATGGAACGTATGCATGGTGTGAAGGCGACGATGCAGGATGGCGACTACTCCGAGCACAGCAGCCTGGAGctagagcagcagcagcaacagcagcaacgtaGAAGGAACAGTTCTTCCAGTCGCAGCAGTAGCAAGACTGCTTCCTCTGTGGCCGCTCAACTGGAGGAGGATGATGGCATCTTCTCACCCACACAGGATGACGAGGACTTTGATGAACTGGATCccgagcaggagcagcagctgatgTCGCGTGGTGCTATTAAAATTGTGCAACGTCGCTGCGCAGAATTCTCCGAGGCATCACCTAAACAGATCTATGAGACAACCACAGACGACTGGTATGCCAGCGCCTCGGATCAGGAGGAGCTTAGCACGGCGCCAACAGTGTCTAAACCCTATGGCCAAGGTGCTGTCAATCCCGTGCTGGAGTGCGTCAATCAGATACTGCTGCAGCAATCCATGGAGGAAACACTCCGCGAACCAGCGACGCCAAAGTCTGCGCTGGCACCAAAAGCAACATCGAACTTGCCACGACGCAGCTCGCTGAGTGGACGAAGCGGTACTAACGGACGTAAACGTGTCCACTTCTCCACGAAGAACAGCATGGTGCATGTGCCGCGGCacgaggatgaggaggaaGCCCAGGCCGATGAATTGATCTCACACTATCATCCCATGGCAGCCACTGTGCCAGCCACAACTCCGGATACTCTCAACTACGAGAGCATCTACAGCAATGAGTACGAGCCCATTGGATCGGAGCGTGCCTCCAATTTGTATGTGGACATGGCGGCAGCTGCAACCGAAGCTAGCAATGCCACCAACAAGACGTCACAGAAATTGCCGCCCGCCTTGCCACCAAAACCGGCGaatctattgaaatttaaaaagtcGCTGCAACAACTCGAGGAACTTGAGGATGAGGGCGATTGTGCTGTGTCCACGACCACGACAAGCGAGCCGGATTACTGCTCCATAGCCGAGGTGGGTGTCAGCGTGCAGATTGTGGCCGATGTGCATAAAGTTCCCGAGTCGAATACTCCGACGGAACCAGAGCGAGAACGGGAGGAACAGCATGTagttgacgatgatgatgatgatgcttgCTCGGCGGCCGCCTCGCATAAGACTGAGGAAATCGAAGAGATTTTCGCCGACATACCAAAGCTACCCAATGTGGCGGCCATCATAGCGCCCAAGCAATCCTCGGACTATCTGCTGATGGCACCCAAAACCTTGCGCCTGCAGCTGCCACCCCTCAATCAGTCCACGGGCTGCACCCAGACCATGCCGTCCCAGTACAAGCGCAAGCATGTACCCAATATTTTGGCTGAGATCAACAAACGCATGAGTTTGCCTAGCTCACCCACCACGCCCACAACGCCCAAGAGTTTGCCTACAACACCCACAACATCGAAATCCCTGCTACAATTGGCAGATGCCAGCGGGGGTTTGCCGCTGCAGGCGGAATTTGATTGGTATAATCTGGATGCGGAGTACGATAGAAGTAATGAGGCAGCACCGAAAAGTTCACAAGGCGAGGGCATGCTCGAGGAGATTAGCGAGGATAACGAGTGCTTGGTCACAGCAGCCGATGAGTACAATCTAGATGAAGAATTCCAGCAGGAAGAGCGTGAACATGACGAGGCGGAGCAGGAGGAGCAACAACACCTGGAGGAGCCAATGAAACCGGAGCATCCCAAGGCCAAGCAGATGAAGAAGAATTTGGCCAGTTTCGAGAAGTTCATCGAAGGATCTGGCCTGAGCACGAAACCCTTGCCGAGCAAACGTAAAATCTACTTCAATGCGCCGTTCGTCTAGATCGACAGAGTTCCCTAATAATACCTAtactattatactatataaatgcTACTCTTATTATGTGTATAACGAATTTAAGTTTGTGAGTGACAACGTTTTTTTATGTGTTCCGTCTTTTTGTTTAGTTCTTAAGTTGGCaaagtattaaaatgtttagagaattttcaattgaataaatgcaaaagatAAAAGAACATAGACGTCTATGATAACAACGACGGGTTGGGAACAAATGAAGGGCGCAAGCAAAACTTTGCAACGATGGAAACTTTGGCATGATGAAAACTTTGGAATGAAGATAACTTGATACATACTGCAGTTATTAAGTCATCGTTCAACGTGCAAACTCTCCTATCAATTAGAATCAAGTTGCTTTACGACTTAATATTCCGTTTTGCGCACTACGTAGCTATCATCAAAACTAAGGAGCAACATGCACGCTAGCTTCCAGTCAGCTAGACAGAcaatagatacatatatagaaaacaatttttccattactactaaaatataaaaataccttTGCATGAGGTAAAAAAGAATGGAAACCCATAGAAAACCCATTTCGTTCAATAACTACGGGAAGtaattaatgtttttcaattgaaaGAACCTATAGTGTAGTTATACAACAAACATAAACTATACCAATCAATTAGAGTGTTGCCTATAAATTAGTTCTCTCACAAACTCATTAATCTATTGTTGGAAATCTAGCTGGGCAAACAAACCGATATCGATTCAAGGCTATTCAACCTTCCAAAGGTTACATAAATTATCAACGAGTTCTTTTGACCCTgctagaaatataaatttcttaacatttcatttacaaCGTTAACTAATTGATGTTTTATTCACCATTGAGATTAATTTGTGTGCAAAAATACAGGCGGTGCATTTGCGTTTAAAGGAACAAATTTTGCATCTTACACATAAGTATAGTATTTAGTTGCCTttgtgcaaacaaaacacaaaatgaatgaaaataaataattgaaacacACAAGCTTAAATGAAACTTAAAGAACAACATTATTGTGACTTAGACATTAGTACAATACATATTCGGAATGTCTGAATGCAGACTTAATGACTACGACAAAATtgtgaattcaatttgaattccaGTTAGAAAGTTAATACAAGCTGGTCTTCTTCATAATACGAAGGAATTCCTCCTGATTGACTTCGCCATCGTTGTCCAAATCCGCCTCATCAATCATTTCACGCAACTCTTCGTCCGTCAGCGTTTCACCTAATTCGCGTGCAACGCgtttaagatttttaaatgAGATTTTGCCCgtttcatcatcatcgaacAATCGAAACGCCTTCAATATCTCCTCTTTGGTGTCCTTTTCGGCCATTTTCATGGTCATCAGGTGTAGAAAGTCATTGAACGCAATCCGTCCACTGCCGTCCTTATCGATCTCCGCTATCATGCGCTTGATTTCCTCCTTTTTGGGCTCAAAGCCCAACGCTCTGATTGCCACCTTCAGCTCCTTGACCTCAATATAGCCGGTGCATTCGTTATCAAACAAATCGAACGCTTCCTTAATGTCCGATTTTTGTGCTTCGGATAACTCGAATTTGGGACCCGACTTTTTGCGTCCTTGTTGCGTAGAACGTTTAGTGTTTGGAGCcgttgccgccgctgctgctgcggcagctgcaTTCGCGGGATTTGGTGAAACATTAGCTGCAGTAACGCTCGGTTCCATGTTGCCCACTGAGGATAATGATGATTGTGATAAGCTCTAAATCAATTGCaccaaaaagtaaaagttttgtttgtcttctattattttcaataGGCCGTAAGTAAATCTAATTTCATAACACACGCAAATGTCACAGAAATGAAGAAGACGTCACGCGGCCGTTTTACGCTCACCTTGACTTTGACAGGATGGGCCGACTGGGGAGGAGGCGGTAAATCGCGTATCCTTGCACTTGCGGTGTGGTTGCTTCCAATTACGTCGCCCACACTCAACTACACTTGCCTTCTGCTGCTATGCTCTGCTTCGCTTCACTTCAATTGGGCGCTGCTGGCGTTGACGTTTGTTGGGATGGGGTGAGAGGGTTGATTAtaggtgttgttgttttgctgctaTAAATAAACAGCTGCAGTTACCGGTGCAACTGTTCGCGTTACTCTAGGCTACGCAACTTGTTTTACTGCAACTGTTTGGCATCTGCCGCCGTTTGTTATGTCGCGGCACGCCAGTTTTATACacaattttcaacaatttttatttgttgtttaccAGTCCAACTGCTGCACACAGGTTGCTTCGCAGCTATCGATAAGTTCTCAACTGCGATAACAAACATGCGCATGCGATAGGTGTTATCGCACATTAAGTCTTTTGGCCATAATTAGTACATTTCTAGGTGGTTAATTTGTAACGAAAATTTGAATGCTCGAAATGTAAATTTGACGTATCAacaattcttcaaatttttacaaaatcaTTAAACTAcgtaattttaattgcagctaTTTTCAGATATATAATTGCCTTGTAAGTTCATCAATAAGAACGCAGCATTCATTAGCAAGGAAATCTTACAGGTTATTGACTTCCTTACGATCTGTCTTTTGTAGGCTTAATCAAATCATTATATTTACTCATATTCAGCAAGCAACATCCATTTATCATTTGCTGCCAATTAATGTGTTATCAAAAAGCAGCTGTCAGAAGAAGCATGCTAAAGAAGGaaccaaaacaaaagtaaattaattacacCTTTTCATCTCGCATGACAAGTCAACAGAAGAAATGGACCAGTTTCTGTTGGCCATTGACATCAgtagctgcttctgctgctcctgcattgttgttgattgccGGTTGtcgctttttggtttttacttCCATATTCGCGCATAACTTTTACAGCGAGCAGGCCCACAACAAAAGAGGAAAACAGGTAacgcttttgttttgattttgctgcCAATTTCGCTTAACTCTTCACGTTCAATGTGCTCTCGGGACATGGCGAATTTGtcaaagaatttaatttgcattaaaactATGTCAgcatatgtattatttaaatatgtaaatttttatatttgtgtaaaatgtatctttttattatctttgctttaattaagtttatacatatatttatttatatatattgaattagtCGAAGAATATGTTTTGCATTAAAACTATATCagcatttatattatttaaatatttcatttttatatggtatatgttaTAGTGAATGTGTGGaggattttgttttgtatataatcagaatataaattattaaaattattgtccTATGtcaattgattttataattttccgatttcaatttattttaattcatgtcattttataaattttttatataagaGTATTTGGCAGGCGGTAATCCAATCAGAACTTTCCTTTCTTTGACATTTTAGAACGTTGTTGAGGCTTAAgcgcttttttgttgtattttattttatttttttttgcggcaCGCTCCGATCGTGTATAAATAGCAGCGTCCTAAGTGCGATCGCCAACAGTTTCGTTCCGGGCGCGCATGCGCAAAGGTTCTCGCGACAacgaagaaagaaagaaagaagagtCAGCTTTTGGAATACCCAGAAACACACCTTTGGAATAGGCCCATTAAGTAAGTGGATGAGTCAAGTGAAGTGTAGTTATAACTGTGCATAACTGGACAACGTGGACACTTtctttataacttttttaacTGTGCCGATCCGATCCAATGCGATTCAATCCCGCGCCAACAGTAAATCTGGATATCAAAATGCATATAAAGTGGAATTTTTTGGTGTGTGTACGTGAACTGCATGgataatgatgatgaattCGAGTGTGGCATGAGTGTGTAGTACGAGTACTCAAATGaattaacacacaaaaaaaaaaccgaaaaaagcccagtttatgtgtttttaataGTGCCACATAAAATGCACAAATCTCAAGCCCAATTCTTTTGTTCTTTTCGGAATAAACGTTGCAGTTAAATCTCGTACATAAATGcacaaatactatatagtctattattattaaaaatagaattatgAAAGTTCCACGTAGGCAAGAAATTGGATGCTCACCTTTCACAAAGTTGCACAATCTCTTTTGCCACATCTTGAAGATACGCAGACAGGATCTGTGTGAAGTGTTCTTGGCGTTCAATGAACCCCAAATGAAAACCTGAACTGCAAAAGTTGCCCAACATCTTTTCACATATTCTGGCATTTGGCGTGGGATTACATTTCTTCTTATTACCATACATAATCATATCACActtatacataagtatattgCCCACCGATGTTACGTCTTTTCGCATTATCGCTTAGCCGGCGACAttcaaagcaacaacaaaaaaccgGTCAACATCGTAAAGCTCTTAACCCAATTCTGAAAACCAATTTGCATattggccaacaacaaaaagaagttGGCAAAGCAGAGCACATTACGCGTATTTAAATGAGCCAAAGAGAAAGACATTGACGCCACCGCCCGCGGCAAATACTTAAATAGatgtatgcaaatattaaaaaaaaagatattaaaatactgTGAAAGGTGAAATAACAAATAGTAAAAAAGCCATAAGAATGGTATCCATTTATTGAGTCATACAGTTGTCTCTATAGACCTTTTCTTTGTGCCTCATCGCAAGGATCGTTGC comes from the Drosophila sulfurigaster albostrigata strain 15112-1811.04 chromosome 2L, ASM2355843v2, whole genome shotgun sequence genome and includes:
- the LOC133836034 gene encoding uncharacterized protein LOC133836034 isoform X1 produces the protein MFSLRSNSQIYGLPQATTTTTTEPTEDSGQKKSNSLPHKTHKQQQQQQQQHRRSTSSLSDTGGKFFANLSAKSPSQFIEKFIRSELLNGYDTLKCQSGGGSGGKSPTDKDKSNSNESSPLYSNLQTDWSGFSCLQGSYRSHGDGEFYEAVHVKSPSPNNNSNNNSSNNSNSNNSEANMRCKSTNGAATLQHYQKLPETSLEANFNTQAAGHTPAYKKLGFGARIQKQSAENNSDNSQSSSNTTRSSSEVQRSSSGSSSSGGAVATTAATPERLQRRRLLQMISNYDQQNKQLHRELAKEKRRRTEELACVVKSLLCFESKLKNDMKTVNQRLLDRDAEICRLLRQNRALRKRIVDHQKDEGMVADQETNVEQEEQQHVEECLVLEALQCNNCRKQFYDIELRASGTQTSGKELGVSAKAEHGSSSDDTVSSSFYGARRSVRYTSKRTAGTFRDYMRSRAMHIDDAALEQQSEENTSSISREDSQTSYEQLHNYARAMERMHGVKATMQDGDYSEHSSLELEQQQQQQQRRRNSSSSRSSSKTASSVAAQLEEDDGIFSPTQDDEDFDELDPEQEQQLMSRGAIKIVQRRCAEFSEASPKQIYETTTDDWYASASDQEELSTAPTVSKPYGQGAVNPVLECVNQILLQQSMEETLREPATPKSALAPKATSNLPRRSSLSGRSGTNGRKRVHFSTKNSMVHVPRHEDEEEAQADELISHYHPMAATVPATTPDTLNYESIYSNEYEPIGSERASNLYVDMAAAATEASNATNKTSQKLPPALPPKPANLLKFKKSLQQLEELEDEGDCAVSTTTTSEPDYCSIAEVGVSVQIVADVHKVPESNTPTEPEREREEQHVVDDDDDDACSAAASHKTEEIEEIFADIPKLPNVAAIIAPKQSSDYLLMAPKTLRLQLPPLNQSTGCTQTMPSQYKRKHVPNILAEINKRMSLPSSPTTPTTPKSLPTTPTTSKSLLQLADASGGLPLQAEFDWYNLDAEYDRSNEAAPKSSQGEGMLEEISEDNECLVTAADEYNLDEEFQQEEREHDEAEQEEQQHLEEPMKPEHPKAKQMKKNLASFEKFIEGSGLSTKPLPSKRKIYFNAPFV
- the LOC133836034 gene encoding uncharacterized protein LOC133836034 isoform X2, which codes for MVGKWNFGGHFHVLGHHKNSDNSQSSSNTTRSSSEVQRSSSGSSSSGGAVATTAATPERLQRRRLLQMISNYDQQNKQLHRELAKEKRRRTEELACVVKSLLCFESKLKNDMKTVNQRLLDRDAEICRLLRQNRALRKRIVDHQKDEGMVADQETNVEQEEQQHVEECLVLEALQCNNCRKQFYDIELRASGTQTSGKELGVSAKAEHGSSSDDTVSSSFYGARRSVRYTSKRTAGTFRDYMRSRAMHIDDAALEQQSEENTSSISREDSQTSYEQLHNYARAMERMHGVKATMQDGDYSEHSSLELEQQQQQQQRRRNSSSSRSSSKTASSVAAQLEEDDGIFSPTQDDEDFDELDPEQEQQLMSRGAIKIVQRRCAEFSEASPKQIYETTTDDWYASASDQEELSTAPTVSKPYGQGAVNPVLECVNQILLQQSMEETLREPATPKSALAPKATSNLPRRSSLSGRSGTNGRKRVHFSTKNSMVHVPRHEDEEEAQADELISHYHPMAATVPATTPDTLNYESIYSNEYEPIGSERASNLYVDMAAAATEASNATNKTSQKLPPALPPKPANLLKFKKSLQQLEELEDEGDCAVSTTTTSEPDYCSIAEVGVSVQIVADVHKVPESNTPTEPEREREEQHVVDDDDDDACSAAASHKTEEIEEIFADIPKLPNVAAIIAPKQSSDYLLMAPKTLRLQLPPLNQSTGCTQTMPSQYKRKHVPNILAEINKRMSLPSSPTTPTTPKSLPTTPTTSKSLLQLADASGGLPLQAEFDWYNLDAEYDRSNEAAPKSSQGEGMLEEISEDNECLVTAADEYNLDEEFQQEEREHDEAEQEEQQHLEEPMKPEHPKAKQMKKNLASFEKFIEGSGLSTKPLPSKRKIYFNAPFV
- the LOC133836078 gene encoding uncharacterized protein LOC133836078, whose protein sequence is MEPSVTAANVSPNPANAAAAAAAAATAPNTKRSTQQGRKKSGPKFELSEAQKSDIKEAFDLFDNECTGYIEVKELKVAIRALGFEPKKEEIKRMIAEIDKDGSGRIAFNDFLHLMTMKMAEKDTKEEILKAFRLFDDDETGKISFKNLKRVARELGETLTDEELREMIDEADLDNDGEVNQEEFLRIMKKTSLY